A part of Sulfurimonas sp. HSL-1716 genomic DNA contains:
- a CDS encoding chemotaxis response regulator CheY, with product MKLLVVDDSSTMRRIIKNTLARLGYKDILEGEDGVQGWNVLTENPDLGMLITDWNMPEMNGLELVKKVRADARFKDLPIIMVTTEGGKAEVITALKAGVNNYIVKPFTPQVLKEKLAAVMGIEG from the coding sequence TTGAAATTATTAGTAGTTGATGATAGTTCTACAATGCGCCGTATCATAAAAAATACTTTGGCTCGTCTAGGATATAAAGATATTTTAGAGGGTGAAGACGGAGTGCAAGGGTGGAACGTTTTAACAGAAAATCCGGATCTCGGCATGCTGATCACTGACTGGAATATGCCCGAGATGAACGGCCTGGAGCTTGTTAAAAAAGTCCGCGCCGATGCCCGTTTTAAAGATTTGCCGATCATCATGGTCACAACAGAAGGCGGTAAAGCCGAAGTTATAACGGCATTAAAAGCAGGCGTAAACAACTATATTGTCAAACCTTTTACTCCTCAAGTATTAAAAGAGAAACTCGCTGCAGTTATGGGCATTGAGGGTTAA
- the pssA gene encoding CDP-diacylglycerol--serine O-phosphatidyltransferase has product MSRQKSGVIYILPNIFTASGIFAGVISIVNSINGEFVTASWLIMLALIFDGLDGRVARLTNTCSRFGVEFDSLADLVAFGVAPSILLYMYAGHDYGRIGIVATALFVIFGAIRLARFNVMTSQVEPSVFIGVPIPTAAVFISILILLFEKYDFLHRYLYVLLGLSMLISFLMVSNIRYPSFKKLNFTKRYALRLFVLLLCLALGIFVYPIEGFALIFVVYILYGLIRAVVNMNKRSINRKE; this is encoded by the coding sequence ATGTCCAGACAAAAATCCGGCGTAATCTATATCCTTCCGAATATATTTACCGCTTCTGGTATTTTTGCCGGTGTCATCAGTATCGTAAACTCCATTAACGGAGAGTTCGTAACTGCCTCATGGCTTATTATGCTCGCTCTTATCTTTGACGGTCTGGACGGCAGGGTGGCGCGTCTTACAAACACCTGCAGCAGATTCGGCGTAGAGTTCGATTCTCTTGCCGATCTGGTTGCTTTTGGTGTTGCTCCTTCGATATTGCTTTATATGTATGCCGGTCATGATTATGGAAGAATCGGTATCGTTGCAACCGCGCTATTCGTCATATTCGGAGCGATCCGGCTTGCCCGTTTCAATGTAATGACCTCTCAAGTCGAACCCTCTGTATTTATAGGTGTTCCCATCCCTACCGCAGCTGTTTTCATATCTATTTTGATTCTCTTATTTGAAAAATATGATTTTTTACACCGTTATTTATATGTCCTTTTAGGTCTATCGATGCTCATCTCATTTTTAATGGTCAGCAATATAAGATATCCTAGTTTCAAAAAGCTCAATTTTACAAAAAGATATGCACTGAGATTATTCGTTTTGCTTTTGTGTCTGGCTCTTGGTATCTTCGTCTATCCTATAGAGGGCTTTGCTTTGATATTTGTCGTCTATATCCTTTACGGACTGATAAGAGCGGTCGTAAATATGAATAAAAGGTCTATAAACAGAAAAGAGTAG
- the ftsH gene encoding ATP-dependent zinc metalloprotease FtsH: MGSPDNNSNNKNNNFFNNNPLITFAIFSVVIILIFKTLIGEQGASGPMSSSIGATVKNKQISYSELKTLVNEKKVQKVEIGQSYIRALGTEDGRKISYTTRMVSGDNTLVPLLDKENIDYSGFSESNWFTEMFGWLLPFLIIIGIWMFFAGRMQKNMGSGILGMGNSKKLVNSEKPKTKFDDVAGAQEAKEEVLEIVDFLKYPQRYVELGAKIPKGVLLVGSPGTGKTLLAKAVAGEAEVPFFSVSGSSFIEMFVGVGAARVRDLFEQAKKDAPSIIFIDEIDAIGKSRAASGMMGGNDEREQTLNQLLAEMDGFGTDTPIIILAATNRPEVLDSALLRPGRFDRQVLVDKPDFQGRIEILKVHVRGVKLADDVDLEEIARITAGLAGADLANIINEGALLAGRNGKKSVTQKDLFEAVERAIAGLAKKSRRINPKEKKIVAYHESGHALIAEITKGAKKVSKVSIVPRGLAALGYTLNTPEENKFMAQRHELWAEVDVLLGGRAAEEVFLGEISTGAGNDLERATEIIKSMVQVYGMSDVAGLMVLEKQRQSFLGGGGPAAREFSEKMAEDMDSFIKRNLDEHYVQVKKSLEEYRDAIENMVALLYDKENITGEDVRSIIEKFEKDNNIESKLEPVSDEIEDELKEDANMTKKRPGIGEEKKNDDE, translated from the coding sequence ATGGGATCTCCCGACAATAATAGCAATAATAAAAACAATAATTTCTTCAATAATAATCCGCTTATAACTTTTGCAATATTTTCAGTAGTTATAATCTTGATCTTTAAGACGCTTATCGGCGAACAAGGTGCATCGGGGCCTATGAGCTCGTCGATCGGTGCGACGGTCAAAAACAAACAGATCAGTTATTCCGAGCTAAAAACCTTGGTAAATGAAAAAAAAGTGCAAAAAGTAGAGATCGGGCAGAGCTATATACGTGCGCTAGGTACTGAAGACGGCAGAAAGATCTCTTATACGACGCGTATGGTAAGCGGCGATAACACTCTTGTACCGTTACTTGATAAAGAGAATATCGATTATTCGGGCTTCAGCGAGTCAAACTGGTTTACTGAGATGTTCGGATGGCTGCTGCCGTTTTTGATCATCATCGGCATATGGATGTTCTTTGCAGGGCGTATGCAAAAAAATATGGGCAGCGGAATCCTGGGAATGGGCAATTCGAAAAAACTCGTAAACTCGGAAAAACCGAAGACAAAGTTTGACGATGTCGCAGGTGCTCAGGAAGCAAAAGAGGAAGTCCTTGAGATAGTAGACTTTCTAAAATACCCTCAAAGATATGTGGAACTCGGAGCAAAGATACCAAAAGGGGTTCTTTTAGTCGGCAGTCCCGGTACGGGTAAGACCCTTTTGGCAAAAGCCGTCGCGGGAGAAGCTGAAGTTCCGTTCTTCTCCGTCAGCGGTTCAAGTTTCATAGAGATGTTCGTCGGTGTGGGTGCGGCTCGTGTGCGCGACCTGTTCGAACAGGCGAAAAAAGATGCTCCTTCCATCATCTTCATCGATGAGATTGACGCCATAGGTAAAAGCCGTGCGGCAAGCGGCATGATGGGCGGTAACGACGAGCGTGAACAGACGCTGAACCAGCTTCTTGCGGAGATGGACGGGTTTGGAACGGATACGCCTATCATCATCTTAGCGGCAACGAACCGTCCGGAAGTACTTGACAGCGCATTATTGCGCCCGGGTCGTTTTGACAGACAGGTCTTGGTTGACAAGCCTGATTTTCAAGGGCGTATAGAGATATTGAAAGTGCACGTAAGAGGCGTAAAACTCGCAGATGACGTGGATCTTGAAGAGATAGCGCGCATTACGGCCGGACTTGCGGGCGCCGATTTGGCTAACATCATAAACGAAGGTGCTCTTTTAGCCGGACGTAACGGTAAAAAAAGCGTGACCCAAAAAGATCTGTTCGAAGCGGTCGAACGTGCTATCGCCGGACTTGCAAAAAAATCCCGCCGTATCAATCCTAAAGAGAAAAAGATTGTCGCTTACCATGAAAGCGGTCATGCGCTGATTGCCGAGATAACAAAAGGCGCGAAAAAAGTCTCTAAAGTTTCGATTGTTCCGCGCGGACTTGCAGCGCTCGGATATACGCTAAACACTCCCGAAGAGAACAAATTTATGGCTCAGCGCCACGAGCTTTGGGCGGAGGTCGACGTGCTTTTAGGAGGGCGTGCGGCAGAAGAGGTTTTTTTAGGCGAGATATCCACAGGCGCCGGAAACGATCTGGAACGTGCCACGGAGATCATAAAATCTATGGTTCAAGTTTATGGAATGAGTGACGTTGCCGGACTTATGGTACTGGAAAAACAGCGCCAGTCTTTCCTTGGCGGCGGCGGACCTGCTGCTAGAGAGTTCAGTGAAAAGATGGCTGAGGACATGGATTCGTTCATCAAACGTAATCTGGATGAACATTATGTCCAAGTCAAAAAGAGTCTTGAAGAGTACCGTGACGCTATTGAAAACATGGTTGCGCTGCTTTATGATAAAGAAAACATAACAGGCGAAGATGTCCGTTCGATCATAGAGAAGTTTGAAAAAGACAATAATATCGAAAGCAAACTTGAACCGGTAAGCGATGAGATCGAAGACGAATTGAAAGAGGATGCGAATATGACCAAAAAGCGTCCCGGTATAGGTGAAGAGAAAAAAAATGATGATGAATGA
- a CDS encoding phosphatidylserine decarboxylase: protein MMMNDTFIVSKAGYKHIAAAVAFFIIFALFGWGLFKFLSFAALIFFIFIYRNPERETPYFQTGSLVSPVDGKITAINTLDNGYEIVIKSSLLDTSILRVPFLSKVKSFHIRKGARLSTDIRKAMFLNEKFEVSFEDKDGHIMHIQHLLDNSIDDITANLHLDQEFNQGKRYGVMTKGKTIITLPMTCRLSLHVGEKVRAGETLLGYIT from the coding sequence ATGATGATGAATGATACGTTTATAGTTTCAAAAGCAGGTTACAAGCATATAGCTGCAGCGGTTGCTTTTTTTATTATATTCGCCTTGTTTGGCTGGGGTCTCTTTAAATTTTTAAGCTTTGCGGCGCTCATCTTTTTTATTTTTATATACAGAAATCCTGAAAGAGAGACTCCCTACTTTCAAACAGGTTCTCTCGTGAGCCCGGTAGACGGAAAGATAACAGCAATAAATACGCTTGATAACGGATACGAGATCGTAATAAAATCGTCTTTGCTCGATACTTCGATCCTTAGGGTGCCGTTCCTCTCAAAAGTAAAATCGTTTCATATCAGAAAAGGGGCAAGGCTCTCGACGGACATAAGAAAAGCCATGTTCTTAAATGAAAAGTTCGAAGTGTCGTTTGAAGACAAAGATGGGCATATCATGCACATTCAGCATCTCTTAGACAACAGCATTGACGATATAACGGCAAACTTGCATCTTGACCAAGAATTCAACCAAGGCAAAAGATACGGTGTCATGACAAAAGGCAAAACGATCATCACTCTTCCTATGACATGCAGGCTTTCTTTGCATGTGGGTGAGAAGGTCAGAGCCGGCGAAACGCTTTTAGGATATATAACCTAA
- a CDS encoding HD domain-containing phosphohydrolase: protein MTSVKYVPIDKSILKEGMQFEFDILIPSDANEDMRCFKENGTALTSDDKSIIDTVETFYIDESKYKNYQLICKTLLPADSSIKNVSFTEKSASMYKNAAAILNKLFEDPDDVSNYETCKEVVNELIETVTAEDFTIKSLMSVATQDYYIHTHSINVAIYSLSLGAFLRLKPNILSQLGEAALLHDLGKSKIPPEIVNKNGELNDEEYEKMKKHPAFGYTIALKLGIKNKNILQGIRHHHERMNGAGYPFKMKGEEIPPFARIIGICDIFDALTSKKSYKEQLSTFDALKLMKTKMKDRIDIKLLTKMIIMFK from the coding sequence TCTTAAAGAGGGAATGCAGTTTGAATTTGATATTCTTATTCCTTCCGATGCGAATGAGGATATGAGATGCTTCAAGGAAAACGGAACAGCCCTTACAAGTGATGACAAATCGATTATCGATACTGTCGAGACTTTTTATATAGACGAGTCCAAATATAAGAATTACCAGCTGATATGCAAAACACTTCTACCCGCGGATTCCTCCATAAAAAATGTCAGTTTTACGGAAAAATCGGCAAGTATGTACAAAAACGCCGCTGCGATATTAAACAAACTTTTCGAAGATCCCGACGATGTATCCAATTATGAAACATGTAAAGAGGTGGTAAACGAACTCATAGAAACGGTTACGGCAGAAGATTTTACCATCAAATCATTAATGAGCGTCGCTACACAGGACTACTACATCCATACGCACTCCATTAACGTAGCGATCTATTCACTCAGCCTTGGAGCTTTTTTAAGACTCAAACCGAATATCTTGTCTCAGTTAGGCGAAGCGGCACTCTTACACGATCTTGGAAAAAGCAAAATTCCTCCTGAAATTGTAAATAAAAACGGCGAACTCAATGACGAAGAGTATGAAAAGATGAAAAAACATCCCGCGTTCGGTTATACGATCGCATTAAAACTCGGTATCAAGAACAAAAATATACTGCAAGGTATCCGTCACCATCATGAGCGGATGAACGGGGCAGGATACCCCTTTAAGATGAAAGGAGAAGAGATCCCTCCTTTTGCACGGATAATCGGTATATGCGATATCTTCGATGCTTTGACAAGCAAAAAAAGTTATAAAGAGCAGTTAAGTACGTTTGATGCTTTAAAACTGATGAAGACGAAGATGAAAGACCGTATAGATATAAAACTGCTGACCAAAATGATCATTATGTTCAAATAA
- the hisA gene encoding 1-(5-phosphoribosyl)-5-[(5-phosphoribosylamino)methylideneamino]imidazole-4-carboxamide isomerase, with protein sequence MTLYPAIDLKDGKAVRLTKGLMESAKIYSNEPWELVKKFESMGAEWVHLVDLNGAFAGEPKNLEQIIKIRENCNVKLELGGGIRDEKTVQKMLEIGIDRVILGSIAVKDPSFVKEMAAKYPIAVGIDAIDGFVAVEGWGEVSSMKATDLAREFANAGVEAIICTDVGKDGTLSGVNVDFTLEIARASGVSTIASGGVKDAGDIEALMATGEIDGVIIGKAYYEGTLDLEHMFKVTSN encoded by the coding sequence ATGACTTTATACCCGGCAATCGATTTAAAAGATGGAAAAGCAGTTCGCCTTACAAAAGGCTTGATGGAGAGCGCGAAGATATACTCAAACGAACCATGGGAACTTGTTAAAAAGTTCGAAAGCATGGGGGCTGAGTGGGTGCATCTTGTCGATCTTAACGGTGCGTTTGCAGGCGAACCGAAAAATCTTGAACAGATCATAAAGATAAGAGAAAACTGCAATGTCAAGCTGGAGCTCGGCGGGGGTATCCGTGATGAAAAAACGGTACAAAAAATGCTTGAAATCGGAATCGACAGAGTGATCTTGGGATCAATTGCCGTGAAAGACCCCTCTTTTGTCAAAGAGATGGCCGCAAAGTACCCTATAGCGGTGGGAATAGACGCAATAGACGGTTTTGTGGCGGTTGAAGGCTGGGGAGAAGTAAGTTCTATGAAAGCTACGGATCTGGCACGTGAGTTCGCAAATGCGGGAGTCGAGGCTATTATTTGTACGGATGTCGGCAAAGACGGTACATTAAGCGGCGTAAATGTCGATTTTACTCTTGAGATCGCAAGAGCAAGCGGAGTGAGCACGATCGCAAGCGGCGGAGTGAAAGATGCCGGAGATATTGAAGCTTTGATGGCGACCGGCGAGATCGACGGCGTCATCATAGGTAAAGCATATTACGAGGGTACTTTGGACTTAGAGCACATGTTTAAAGTTACTTCAAACTAA
- a CDS encoding EAL domain-containing protein, giving the protein MTRKTTYAKITAKIIFITMLLTLMTAFIYGQYMKKEAISSLAYVDAKKTSMFVFETLYSAMQRGWNKSDIYEIISRLNRVDPNMRINAYRSKIVADRFGDIDIDKNVRETESSIIKAMRGKEILDISQAGVIKYSYPVTAKNECIKCHTNAEIGDVLGVINVVYPIDNLKISLDEMINFFIVFIIIFSIVIFIAIFFELNIHLIKPIKNFSNVIRNITNSKDITKRVDVCDNIEEIDSIKDTFNEMLSSIEYQFYHDTLTGLENRKKLTEKLEKKVNTFLMIINIDSFQEINDLYGDQVGDVILKEFAAFLIQSAPKKGIVYRLHSDEFAYLCQDKIDLAEFKEFAADLSQKIYKKSFNIDSKGEVSLTATIGISYGSEVLLANADIALSLAKKNRKNYLVYEESMAMAKEYEKNLSWTKRLKKAIDEDRVVPLFQPIVDVKTQKIVKYESLIRISDHEGGYITPIHFLELSKKNKLYHNLTKIMIEKTFKKFEDLSYFVSINISVEDILNKEIHALILEKLKNSPIRDRVVFEIIESEGIENFNQVIEFIDDVKRYGAKISIDDFGTGYSNFEYLMKLKVDYIKIDGSMIKNIDTDTNSQMITQTIVDFAKKMNIQTIAEFVCSKDVFDKIVELGVDYAQGHHFGKPTEL; this is encoded by the coding sequence ATGACTAGAAAAACGACTTATGCAAAGATTACTGCAAAGATCATTTTCATAACAATGCTGCTGACTCTTATGACCGCTTTTATATACGGCCAGTATATGAAAAAAGAGGCTATATCCAGTTTGGCATACGTGGATGCCAAAAAAACCAGTATGTTTGTTTTTGAAACCCTGTATTCCGCAATGCAAAGAGGATGGAACAAGAGCGACATCTATGAGATAATATCAAGACTTAACCGGGTTGACCCGAATATGAGGATCAATGCTTATAGAAGCAAAATAGTCGCGGACCGTTTCGGCGATATCGATATCGACAAGAATGTAAGAGAAACAGAAAGTTCTATCATCAAAGCCATGAGAGGCAAAGAGATACTTGATATTTCACAGGCGGGTGTAATCAAATACAGTTATCCCGTTACTGCGAAAAACGAGTGTATCAAATGTCATACGAATGCAGAGATCGGTGATGTTCTAGGCGTTATAAATGTCGTCTATCCTATCGATAATCTCAAGATATCCCTTGATGAGATGATCAATTTTTTCATAGTGTTTATCATAATCTTTTCCATTGTGATATTTATCGCCATATTTTTTGAACTTAATATCCATTTGATCAAACCCATAAAAAACTTTTCAAACGTTATTAGAAATATAACCAACTCCAAAGATATCACAAAACGTGTAGATGTGTGCGATAACATCGAAGAGATCGATTCTATAAAAGACACCTTCAACGAAATGCTGAGTTCTATCGAGTATCAATTTTATCATGACACTCTTACGGGCTTGGAAAACAGAAAAAAATTGACGGAAAAACTCGAGAAAAAAGTAAATACCTTTTTGATGATCATAAATATCGACTCTTTTCAAGAGATCAACGATCTTTACGGGGATCAGGTCGGAGATGTGATACTAAAAGAGTTCGCTGCATTTTTAATACAATCGGCACCCAAAAAAGGCATTGTATATAGACTGCATTCCGATGAATTTGCTTACCTGTGTCAAGATAAGATCGATCTAGCGGAGTTTAAAGAGTTCGCTGCCGACCTAAGCCAGAAGATATACAAAAAAAGCTTCAATATCGACTCAAAAGGAGAGGTCAGCCTGACTGCAACCATCGGCATATCGTACGGATCCGAAGTGCTTCTGGCAAATGCCGATATCGCTTTGAGTCTGGCAAAAAAGAACAGAAAGAACTATCTTGTATATGAAGAATCGATGGCAATGGCAAAAGAGTATGAAAAAAATCTCAGCTGGACCAAAAGATTGAAAAAAGCGATAGACGAAGACAGGGTGGTACCTTTGTTCCAGCCTATTGTTGACGTAAAAACGCAAAAAATTGTCAAATACGAATCGCTTATACGGATATCCGATCATGAGGGCGGATACATAACCCCGATACATTTTTTAGAACTTTCCAAAAAAAATAAGCTCTATCATAATTTGACGAAGATCATGATAGAAAAAACATTTAAAAAGTTCGAGGATCTTTCCTATTTTGTTTCGATAAACATCTCTGTCGAAGATATCTTGAATAAAGAGATCCATGCTCTGATCCTTGAAAAACTCAAAAACAGCCCTATCAGAGACAGAGTCGTCTTTGAGATCATTGAATCCGAAGGTATCGAGAACTTTAACCAGGTCATAGAGTTCATCGATGACGTTAAACGCTACGGAGCAAAAATATCGATAGACGATTTTGGAACGGGATATTCCAACTTTGAATATCTGATGAAGCTCAAAGTCGATTATATAAAGATAGACGGTTCCATGATAAAAAATATAGATACCGATACCAATTCGCAGATGATCACACAGACGATTGTAGACTTTGCCAAAAAGATGAATATTCAAACGATTGCGGAGTTTGTCTGTTCAAAGGATGTTTTTGACAAGATAGTAGAGCTGGGTGTCGATTATGCGCAGGGGCATCACTTCGGCAAGCCTACGGAACTGTAG
- a CDS encoding 50S ribosomal protein L11 methyltransferase: MQELYNQLAVRVSSHHDLFSDFLNDILPIGFEETDDGFIIRSEDELETIKWGVEQFGEALQKALKQPIDIEIVLTKEKNSDWVKEYQEGVTPVEIDQFYIYPTWEEPKNGKVNIAIDPALAFGTGHHPTTATCLKAVAKYVKEADEVIDVGCGSGILSIAAMKLGAVADACDTDPISVENSKINATENSVEYRNIWEGSASAGNTKYDVTIANIVADVLTYIANDLKKITKSGGIMVLSGILDKYENKVLKFYQDCELIERIPQDEWVTLILKRG, translated from the coding sequence ATGCAAGAACTCTACAATCAACTCGCGGTGAGAGTCTCATCTCACCACGATCTTTTTAGTGACTTTTTAAACGATATTCTACCTATAGGTTTTGAAGAGACGGATGACGGTTTTATCATCCGCAGCGAAGATGAGCTTGAGACCATAAAATGGGGAGTCGAGCAGTTTGGCGAAGCTTTGCAAAAAGCTTTGAAACAGCCTATAGACATAGAGATCGTTTTGACTAAAGAGAAAAACAGCGACTGGGTCAAAGAATACCAAGAGGGTGTGACTCCGGTCGAAATCGATCAATTTTATATCTATCCGACCTGGGAAGAGCCGAAAAACGGCAAAGTAAACATAGCCATAGACCCAGCTCTGGCTTTTGGAACGGGGCATCACCCGACAACGGCGACATGCCTTAAAGCGGTCGCAAAATATGTAAAAGAGGCTGATGAGGTCATAGACGTGGGATGCGGAAGCGGGATACTGAGTATCGCCGCTATGAAACTCGGAGCCGTAGCTGATGCCTGTGACACGGATCCGATATCAGTTGAAAATTCTAAGATAAATGCTACGGAAAATAGTGTAGAATATAGAAATATCTGGGAAGGTTCGGCATCCGCCGGCAATACAAAATATGACGTGACGATAGCAAATATCGTAGCGGACGTCTTGACATACATTGCAAACGATCTGAAAAAGATCACGAAATCCGGCGGGATCATGGTCTTATCTGGGATTTTAGACAAATATGAGAACAAAGTGTTGAAGTTTTATCAGGATTGTGAGTTGATCGAGCGAATACCACAAGATGAATGGGTAACATTAATTTTAAAAAGAGGATAA
- a CDS encoding tetratricopeptide repeat protein, with the protein MAEENEEIIIIQDEDAAGGADFISDDVASEVKSDEKSEKQKKILLLGGAAAAVLVIGVVIFLLLRSSPDKTEIKAVHFIEKKLKEKPKKVIEQSQLEKIIAKANYLYTNGNKQEALNLYEQIALYSEAISQYNLGVAQLKDKQYKKALSTFKKAIKNNEKVCVSAINAAVCAHYLNQKESFRYYINLALAYLPKEINSPMYSYYYALIQYYKGNYLESLSGLEHPTSNEYKYQKQILKAKINSLFGNYYEAIDALENPFVEENSLTLGLLYSNIGDLTLAKKHLASSIPQNLYPVREELSLALINIKAGQLQEAAKQLNNLTDMYPQEVYIPYPVKVYLKDSLFDTEVAQTHFRKNMDNETWIKYEEIFYFAPYKVFNAANTISYIRKGNANMYIDDISSAKDYLEKSRSSSTVNYGIAQAIKKALSFRLRDANKQLEALVKIQPKHSILHYNLALTYAQMGDIQKAYEHFKRSYHLDSNNYLSGIFTIMCAQILHKQNDKFTSILKDNLSHEEPSEDTDLYTALLNITQNNLLGSSKWLNNTYQDRPLYLILNAIIASKLGKNDIVQRSAQKLSFLLPHDILPQIIYCNSKFKNDDSKEYAKETLFFMKKQNFNYEDLYFGPYITRYLYVQQALVTGTLYPLQLKLQEKLNTTKESPEEILYTLALTHLFSKDAEQAYTIFNQLIDDYKINDAHTLFLGAVASIAAGHHENAIALLELAKLKNPEYSESRFALGLLYLEQKNNKGAVIQLGHIQESGFQSNYFTFGIDTNELFFKKEHPDK; encoded by the coding sequence ATGGCTGAAGAAAACGAAGAGATAATCATTATTCAAGATGAAGATGCGGCGGGCGGCGCCGATTTTATCTCGGATGATGTGGCTTCAGAAGTCAAAAGTGACGAAAAATCCGAAAAACAAAAAAAGATCCTTCTGCTGGGCGGCGCGGCGGCAGCTGTTTTAGTGATTGGCGTTGTTATCTTTCTTTTACTAAGAAGCTCTCCTGATAAAACCGAAATAAAAGCCGTTCATTTTATAGAAAAAAAGCTCAAAGAAAAACCGAAAAAGGTCATCGAACAAAGCCAGCTTGAAAAAATCATCGCAAAAGCCAATTACCTCTATACAAACGGCAATAAACAAGAAGCATTGAACCTGTACGAACAGATAGCTCTGTACAGCGAAGCGATCTCCCAGTACAACCTGGGTGTTGCGCAGCTTAAAGACAAACAATACAAAAAAGCACTATCGACCTTTAAAAAAGCGATAAAAAACAATGAGAAAGTATGCGTAAGCGCCATTAATGCAGCCGTATGCGCGCATTATCTGAATCAAAAAGAGAGCTTTAGATACTATATAAACCTCGCCCTTGCATATCTTCCAAAAGAGATAAACTCTCCTATGTACTCATACTACTATGCGCTGATACAGTATTACAAGGGCAACTATCTGGAATCTTTAAGCGGATTGGAACATCCTACTTCAAACGAGTACAAATACCAAAAACAGATCTTAAAAGCGAAAATCAACTCTTTGTTTGGAAATTATTATGAAGCTATCGATGCTCTTGAAAATCCTTTTGTAGAAGAAAACTCGCTTACTTTAGGACTTTTATACTCAAATATAGGCGATTTAACGTTAGCTAAAAAACATCTCGCGAGCTCCATCCCTCAAAATCTCTATCCTGTACGCGAAGAGCTTTCTTTGGCTCTTATAAACATAAAAGCAGGACAACTGCAAGAAGCTGCCAAACAGTTAAACAATCTCACGGATATGTATCCTCAGGAGGTCTATATTCCCTACCCGGTCAAAGTCTATTTGAAAGATTCTCTTTTCGATACGGAAGTAGCCCAAACACATTTTAGAAAAAATATGGACAATGAAACATGGATAAAATATGAAGAGATCTTTTATTTCGCTCCCTATAAGGTTTTTAATGCCGCCAACACGATAAGCTATATCAGGAAGGGAAATGCAAACATGTATATCGACGATATCTCGTCTGCAAAAGATTATCTTGAAAAAAGCAGATCGTCTTCTACCGTCAACTACGGAATAGCACAGGCGATAAAAAAGGCTCTCTCATTTAGACTCAGGGATGCGAACAAACAGCTTGAAGCACTCGTAAAGATTCAGCCCAAACACTCGATCCTGCATTATAATCTAGCTCTTACCTATGCACAGATGGGAGACATTCAAAAAGCATACGAGCATTTTAAAAGATCCTACCACCTTGATTCAAACAACTATCTTTCTGGAATATTTACCATAATGTGCGCACAGATTCTGCATAAACAAAACGACAAGTTTACATCTATTTTAAAAGATAATCTCTCGCATGAAGAACCATCAGAGGACACAGATCTCTACACCGCACTGCTGAATATAACACAAAACAATCTCTTAGGCAGTTCAAAATGGTTAAACAATACGTATCAGGACAGACCGCTTTATCTCATTTTAAATGCAATAATCGCCTCCAAATTGGGAAAAAACGACATAGTGCAGAGATCGGCACAAAAACTAAGCTTTCTGCTGCCTCATGACATACTGCCTCAGATCATCTACTGCAACAGTAAATTCAAAAACGACGACAGCAAAGAGTATGCAAAAGAAACGCTGTTTTTTATGAAAAAACAGAATTTCAACTACGAAGACCTTTATTTCGGACCCTATATAACCAGATATCTTTACGTGCAGCAGGCTCTTGTCACCGGAACTCTATATCCTTTGCAGCTCAAACTGCAGGAAAAACTAAACACCACGAAAGAGTCTCCCGAAGAGATACTTTACACTCTTGCATTAACGCATCTTTTCAGCAAAGACGCAGAACAGGCCTATACTATCTTCAACCAGCTGATCGACGACTATAAAATAAACGATGCGCATACGCTGTTTCTCGGAGCGGTGGCTTCTATCGCAGCGGGGCACCATGAAAATGCTATCGCCCTTTTAGAGCTGGCAAAATTGAAAAATCCGGAATATTCGGAGAGCCGGTTCGCTCTTGGTCTTTTATATCTTGAACAAAAGAACAACAAAGGAGCGGTCATACAGCTCGGACATATCCAAGAGAGCGGTTTTCAGTCAAACTACTTTACATTCGGTATAGACACAAACGAGTTGTTTTTCAAAAAAGAGCATCCCGACAAATAA